Proteins encoded in a region of the Oncorhynchus gorbuscha isolate QuinsamMale2020 ecotype Even-year linkage group LG16, OgorEven_v1.0, whole genome shotgun sequence genome:
- the LOC123999310 gene encoding ubinuclein-2-like isoform X3 codes for MAEPRKVPFVTISSFNNNAPPSDSKKRRREDEAEISLGEDGGGGSAATRPGGGTGASPFGIVKAGDGDSAETKRVTVRLNLSLPEPSERGSAEFNYSELVQSTQVKKPPAPGPPKGLTPALDPNDPFADNEKERKEVEVLAKKFESKYSQANTGKKKRKDRVQDLIDIGFGYDETDPFIDNSEAYDELVPASLNTKLGGFYINTGTLQFRAASESEGEDFKKLKDGEERVIKKRMKKQDCSNMDEKKPRKIRMPKQGVSGLNVHRPEKKKRKKLMKDSLNLAAMLRRFTREKEENRKKNPGLPRGQHNANSALLDAHPKPSNISMADLADDPAMMSLLGSANNNDMLQDMMGDLDFGLLDSPQPPSPAQGENGAPGRVQGRVQGAQGGLLPPPPLPNGLPAPLSKRIEDLRVASHQFDQEGRKKFFTLDMNNILLDIELQVQEQPAAVRSSVYSHLEAFVPCNKEALLKRLKKLSLNIQDDRLRAPLLKLKLAVCSVMPEQIARYNMDCIAKVAKQQSEEGEKNGSEEEDEEKPGKRVMGPRKKFVWDEKLRMLLCNLVRVKLGCYELEGQSSQSPEDYLKAFMETEVKPLWPKGWMQGRMLFKESLMVHCHLTGNPAKKKMVPTPKSKPKEGSWVQRSTPSVGATPSPAAPVACRPSQSPAETICLLDSLDEELTAPALDSISQALALLSNAAKGLVQGDSPPSPDRPKTAPSSLHASPLLQKHKKSTINTPSSNTPLFVSTSSSPSSLSRPPTVSPSLSSARSEGLGSMKGGGALAQAHRQSVQSTQRLAGTGPSKANAPGSHSQLKPRPPPNQKGFGSNNTKANSGDTPLSSPSPSFSHSLLGAQAQQQSNFITPMQATLTKSSHSSTSPIIKLTPRLPNPLTPTTFSPSTNPRPQAASSMHQYSSKSPAGFRPPFSGAPGGPAKLVQGSYTPPGGQKTPSQIISSSANTSLTNTSSISKHSGSSPSPTTTSANQRQRPAGGTIQGAKPIKSVSTQSVSSQLPQVSSASSSLLGSAPSLPLGFGMLGGLVPVSLPFQFPSLLNLPPLGGTAGSSTGASGSSTSNSSAFSLTQKLYSSCPDVNQTQGGDVKRKSL; via the exons ATGGCCGAACCGAGAAAAGTACCGTTTGTCACAATCTCTTCCTTTAACAACAATGCACCGCCTTCGGATTCAAAGAAACGCCGCCGGGAAGATGAGGCCGAAATCAGTTTGGGGGAAGATGGAGGGGGTGGAAGTGCAGCAACCAGGCCAGGAGGTGGTACTGGTGCTAGTCCATTCGGTATCGTGAAAGCCGGTGACGGGGATTCAGCGGAAACAAAACGTGTAACAGTGCGCTTGAACCTCTCCTTGCCCGAACCCAGCGAACGGGGATCTGCTGAATTCAACTACAGTGAACTTGTTCAATCTACTCAG GTGAAGAAGCCTCCTGCTCCAGGACCTCCTAAAGGCCTGACGCCAGCCCTGGACCCCAACGACCCCTTTGCAGACaacgagaaggagagaaaagaagtaGAGGTGCTCGCCAAGAAATTTGAGAGCAAATAT TCACAGGCCAATACAGGGAAAAAGAAGCGGAAGGACAGGGTGCAGGATCTCATCGACATTGGTTTTGGCTATGATGAGACTGACCCATTCATTGATAACTCTGAGGCT TATGATGAGCTGGTGCCAGCCTCCCTCAACACTAAGCTGGGAGGGTTCTACATCAACACTGGCACCCTGCAGTTCAGAGCAGCCTCTGAGTCAGAGGGAGAGGACTTCAAg AAGTTGAAAGATGGTGAGGAGCGTGTGATAAAGAAGCGAATGAAAAAGCAAGATTGCAGTAACATGGATGAGAAAAAGCCCAGGAAGATCAGGATGCCAAAGCAAGG AGTGTCTGGCCTGAATGTCCACCGGccagagaagaagaaaaggaagAAGTTGATGAAGGACTCTCTGAATCTGGCTGCCATGCTCCGCCGCTTCACgcgggagaaggaggagaaccgCAAGAAGAACCCCGGCCTGCCCCGTGGCCAGCACAATGCCAACAGTGCCCTGCTCGACGCACACCCTAAACCCAGCAACATCAGCATGGCCGATCTGGCTGACGACCCTGCCATGATGTCACTGCTGGGCTCAGCCAATAACAACGACATGCTGCAGGACATGATGGGCGACCTAGACTTTGGGCTGCTGGACTCTCCTCAGCCCCCCAGTCCTGCGCAGGGGGAGAACGGTGCTCCGGGTAGAGTCCAGGGTAGGGTCCAGGGGGCACAAGGAGGtctcctgccccctcctcctctgcctaaTGGACTGCCTGCCCCTCTCAGTAAGCGTATTGAGGACCTCCGTGTG GCTTCTCATCAGTTTGATCAAGAGGGCAGGAAAAAGTTCTTCACGCTGGACATGAACAACATCCTACTGGA TATTGAGTTGCAGGTCCAGGAGCAGCCGGCAGCAGTGCGCTCTTCAGTCTACTCCCATCTCGAGGCTTTTGTGCCCTGCAACAAGGAGGCTCTGCTCAAACGCCTAAAGAAACTCAGCCTCAatatccag GATGACCGTCTGCGTGCTCCACTACTGAAGCTGAAGTTAGCTGTGTGCAGCGTGATGCCAGAGCAGATTGCCAGATACAATATGGACTGCATCGCCAAAGTGGCCAA GCAGCAGTCAGAAGAGGGGGAAAAGAACGGgtcagaagaggaggatgaggagaagcCTGGGAAGAGAGTGATGGGACCTCGCAAGAAGTTTGTCTGGGATGAGAAGCTCAG GATGTTGCTGTGTAACTTGGTGAGGGTGAAGCTGGGCTGCTATGAGCTGGAGGGCCAGAGCTCCCAGTCTCCAGAGGACTATCTCAAGGCCTTCATGGAGACTGAGGTGAAACCACTGTGGCCCAAGGGCTGGATGCAGGGCAG gatgCTATTCAAAGAGAGCCTCATGGTTCATTGTCACCTCACTGGCAATCC AGCCAAGAAAAAGATGGTTCCTACTCCCAAGTCTAAACCCAAA GAGGGTAGTTGGGTCCAGAGATCCACCCCCTCAGTTGGTGCGACCCCCTCCCCTGCAGCCCCAGTGGCCTGCCGGCCCTCCCAGTCCCCCGCTGAGACCATCTGTCTGCTGGACTCCCTGGATGAAGAGCTGACCGCCCCCGCCCTGGATTCCATCTCCCAGGCCCTGGCCCTCCTCAGCAATGCAGCCAAGGGCCTGGTCCAAGGGGACAGTCCCCCCTCCCCTGATAGGCCCAAGACTGCCCCGtcctccctccatgcctcacctctcctccagaaGCACAAGAAGAGCACCATCAACACACCCAGCTCCAACACACCTCTCTtcgtctctacctcctcctccccctcctctctctctcggcctcccACCGTCTCCCCTTCTCTGTCCTCAGCGAGGAGCGAGGGGTTGGGGTCGATGAAGGGTGGAGGTGCTCTGGCTCAGGCTCACAGACAATCAGTGCAGAGCACTCAGAGGCTTGCTGGGACTGGACCGAGTAAAGCCAATGCTCCCGGCTCTCACTCCCAGCTTAAGCCGCGGCCGCCCCCCAATCAGAAGGGCTTTGGCAGCAATAATACTAAAGCCAACAGTGGTGACacccccctctcatccccttctccctccttctcccactctctcttagGAGCCCAAGCTCAGCAGCAGTCGAACTTCATCACCCCCATGCAGGCCACTCTCACCAAGTCCTCCCACAGCAGCACCTCGCCCATCATCAAACTCACCCCTCGCCTCCCCAACCCCTTAACGCCCACCACCTTCTCACCCTCCACCAATCCCAGGCCTCAGGCAGCTTCCAGTATGCACCAGTACTCCTCCAAAAGCCCAGCAGGGTTCCGCCCACCATTCTCAGGTGCTCCGGGAGGGCCAGCCAAACTTGTCCAGGGCAGCTACACCCCTCCAGGAGGGCAGAAGACCCCCTCTCAGATCATCAGCAGCAGCGCCAACACCAGCCTTACCAACACCTCATCCATCAGCAAGCATTCGGGATCCAGTCCCTCCCCTACCACAACCTCGGCCAATCAGCGACAAAGGCCGGCAGGTGGAACCATTCAGGGGGCTAAGCCTATTAAATCTGTATCCACACAGTCTGTCTCTTCTCAGTTGCCACAG GTGTCCTCAGCCAGCAGCAGTCTTCTTGGCTCTGCTCCGTCTCTCCCACTGGGCTTTGGGATGTTGGGGGGGCTGGTTCCTGTGTCCCTGCCCTTCCAGTTTCCTTCACTCTTAAACCTGCCCCCATTAGGGGGCACAGCTGGCTCCAGCACCGGGGCCAGCGGCTCCTCAACCAGCAACAGCTCAGCATTCTCCCTGACCCAGA AACTCTACTCTTCCTGTCCAGATGTCAATCAAACCCAAGGAGGGGATGTGAAGAGGAAGTCTCTTTGA